Proteins encoded within one genomic window of Triticum aestivum cultivar Chinese Spring chromosome 2D, IWGSC CS RefSeq v2.1, whole genome shotgun sequence:
- the LOC123048424 gene encoding disease resistance protein RGA5-like — MEVMAGAVLSALLHKLDAVLTDEYRLQRSLRGEIMFLRAELESMQAALERVSSPSAQPVDRQVRIWAGQVRELSYDVEDSIDRFMVRVDLHHPGFSGFIGRCLSLLTTARVRHRIATDIRGIRGLVKEVADRRGRYRVDDGAFAVRRPAGATVDPRLHGMYEDSARLVAVGGPRAELCRLLVEQEGAGTMDGQLKVVSIVGVGGLGKTTLANVVYQQIRGRFDCDAFVTVSLKPDLRRVLGSLLRQVSKQSYSEVEAWDVVELIDKIRQVLQDKRYLIIVDDIWDESAWNCIKTVLVENNCSSRVITTTRIAGVAASCSSSIDGNIYKLNPLGHDDSKKLFHERIFGSEDGCHVKLREISQKIIRKCDGVPLAIITIASLLSHKSKNIHEWDTVNKSIGSGLEKFPNMENMRQILSISYYDLPSHLKPCFLYLSVYPEDYAILSDHLLRKLVCLYIETSVRLPDGIGAMKSLQVLSTVGVGASPNFSKELGYLTDLRILKISLSGTWDKNYEKHLLCSLCKLTKIKEISIQSSGVPTKFIVDLGWTPHNLRYFFGNIPRLPEWMNSSLSELSTLIITLDKIQQEDLGTLGNIPFLHYLCVTVHKIKKAEERLIIGTDHANFKCLSEFHIHNDSLGIMFVEGAMPRLQTLEVTFQVREAKDEYNNFEVGLENLHSVKLVTIRMHCCGSSLIEVEEAGAAMRKTSYVNPKHPRVDVIRYYEDEMIEDEEKSQLDEEAFKEQEIILEKIGPWGGNTGRKRDIKVAPRYLRSVRICCGDVIDAFAFSYLDKNENLHETPLWGGVGGTIHTILLEPSELVLEISGTFGPYGQFPSIIKSLMLVTNLRTYGPFGQLHGTPFHSRVKKNGTIVGFFGCSGEFLDAIGVYIHP, encoded by the exons ATGGAGGTCATGGCAGGGGCGGTGTTGAGCGCCCTCCTCCACAAGCTGGACGCCGTGCTGACAGACGAGTACAGGCTGCAGAGGAGCCTGAGGGGCGAGATCATGTTCCTCCGCGCGGAGCTGGAGAGCATGCAGGCAGCCCTCGAGAGAGTATCCTCGCCGTCGGCGCAGCCGGTGGACAGGCAGGTCAGGATCTGGGCAGGGCAGGTCAGAGAGCTCTCCTACGACGTCGAAGACAGCATCGACAGGTTCATGGTGCGCGTCGACCTCCATCATCCGGGGTTCAGCGGGTTCATCGGCAGGTGCCTGAGCCTGCTGACCACGGCCCGGGTCCGCCACCGGATCGCCACAGACATCAGGGGCATCAGGGGCCTCGTCAAGGAGGTCGCCGACCGGCGCGGCAGGTACAGGGTCGACGATGGTGCTTTCGCCGTCCGGCGGCCTGCTGGCGCCACCGTCGACCCTCGCTTGCATGGCATGTACGAGGACTCGGCGAGGCTCGTCGCGGTGGGTGGGCCGAGGGCGGAGCTCTGCAGGTTGTTGGTGGAGCAAGAAGGCGCGGGTACCATGGATGGTCAACTGAAGGTGGTCTCCATTGTTGGGGTTGGTGGCCTGGGCAAGACGACGCTGGCGAACGTCGTGTACCAGCAGATCAGAGGCCGGTTTGACTGCGACGCCTTTGTCACAGTGTCCCTCAAGCCTGATCTGAGGAGGGTTTTGGGCAGCTTGCTCCGTCAGGTTAGTAAGCAGAGTTACAGCGAGGTTGAAGCATGGGATGTTGTGGAACTCATTGACAAAATCAGACAAGTTCTTCAGGATAAGAG GTACTTAATTATAGTTGATGATATATGGGACGAATCAGCTTGGAACTGTATAAAGACTGTACTAGTTGAGAACAACTGCAGCAGCAGAGTAATCACAACAACACGTATTGCTGGTGTTGCTGCATCATGCAGCTCTTCCATCGACGGTAACATTTATAAACTAAATCCTCTTGGTCATGATGATTCGAAGAAGTTGTTCCATGAAAGAATATTTGGGAGTGAAGATGGTTGCCATGTGAAACTGAGAGAAATATCTCAGAAAATCATAAGAAAGTGTGATGGTGTACCATTAGCTATCATTACTATTGCCAGCCTATTGTCTCACAAATCAAAGAATATACATGAATGGGACACTGTGAACAAATCAATTGGTTCTGGACTTGAGAAATTCCCCAATATGGAGAACATGCGTCAGATATTGTCTATTAGTTATTATGATTTGCCGTCCCATCTAAAACCCTGCTTTCTATACCTGAGTGTTTATCCGGAGGATTATGCAATATTGAGTGATCACTTG CTAAGGAAACTTGTGTGCCTATACATTGAAACATCGGTAAGGCTACCAGATGGGATTGGAGCCATGAAATCCCTACAGGTTCTGTCTACCGTTGGTGTGGGTGCCTCTCCAAACTTCTCAAAGGAACTAGGTTATCTTACAGATCTGAGGATTCTTAAAATTTCGCTATCTGGAACATGGGACAAGAACTATGAGAAACATTTGCTATGTTCTTTGTGCAAGCTGACAAAAATCAAGGAAATAAGTATTCAATCTTCCGGAGTTCCCACAAAATTCATTGTGGATTTAGGATGGACCCCTCACAACCTTCGATACTTTTTCGGCAACATACCTAGATTACCAGAATGGATGAACTCCTCACTCTCAGAACTATCCACTTTAATCATCACACTAGACAAAATCCAGCAGGAAGACCTTGGCACTCTCGGCAACATCCCATTTTTGCATTATCTCTGTGTTACTGTGCACAAAATCAAAAAGGCAGAAGAAAGATTGATTATCGGCACTGATCATGCAAACTTTAAGTGCCTATCTGAGTTTCACATTCACAATGATTCATTGGGGATCATGTTTGTAGAAGGAGCTATGCCAAGGCTTCAAACCCTCGAGGTTACATTTCAGGTTCGCGAGGCGAAGGATGAATACAATAATTTTGAGGTCGGCTTGGAGAACCTCCATTCTGTTAAGCTGGTCACAATTCGAATGCATTGTTGTGGTTCCAGTCTCATTGAGGTGGAGGAAGCTGGTGCTGCTATGAGGAAGACATCCTATGTGAATCCCAAGCATCCAAGGGTTGACGTGATTAGATATTATGAAGATGAAATGATAGAGGATGAGGAGAAATCTCAACTCGATgaggaagcattcaaagaacaagAG ATCATTCTTGAGAAGATTGGACCCTGGGGAGGAAATACAGGGAGAAAACGAGACATAAAGGTGGCACCACGTTATCTAAGAAGTGTGAGAATTTGCTGTGGTGATGTTATAGATGCGTTTGCATTTTCTTACCTGGACAAAAATGAGAATCTGCATGAGACACCTCTTTGGGGTGGTGTTGGTGGGACCATCCACACG ATTCTACTAGAACCCTCGGAGCTTGTGCTTGAAATTTCAGGGACTTTTGGTCCATATGGTCAATTTCCCAGCATCATAAAGTCACTTATGCTTGTGACCAACTTACGTACCTATGGGCCTTTTGGGCAGCTACATGGAACTCCTTTCCACTCTCGAGTGAAGAAAAATGGCACTATTGTTGGCTTCTTTGGGTGCTCAGGGGAATTTTTAGATGCAATAGGTGTTTACATTCATCCTTAG
- the LOC123048425 gene encoding rust resistance kinase Lr10-like: MASIIIRTTIIQDNCPDIIVLDLAPNRKCSSKSTYKLCLQDIQTQPRNRPFQVSHQVKALLKQLWKQKLMDPREDFSLEIASESPSNRSPDVIVFSREGAHSQIREALLQLIFLLMVLRSILMILLGAQKFQCVQQTHILTYLYGWFIGLLKTFKIKEQAIRESGEQKQANQQLVTSSSLDLKVAALGWVPHRQGENNTIISFYLSPEKFVEHKGELIRAKAMEGVLCFEYMQRGSLEKYIGDESCKLDWRTCYEIIKGTCEGLNHLHMQKNRIFHLDMKPANILLDNSMAPKIADLGLSKLVSSTITYKTEVKKGTYGYMPPEYINNGFISDKFDVSSLGVIIIKIVARNTGHVSCFEMSQEEFIELVRKVSKYWKEKMQAVSGYSSHEIYILQVRRCTEIALRCISKDRKERPNIDEIVLELEELEVETKKNALPFDGSKYLILKRSCATNDVAVDPALELRFLFEPRKEVSCCLQLTNKTDGFLAFNIKVNKNKYRAQPSISTMPPCSKCYVIVTLRPQGAAPPNMQCHDMLLVQSTSISEQLASEDTQISYQEVFKTTLAEKVVDEVKLPIVYVALLDG, from the exons ATGGCGTCTATAATCATTCGCACTACCATCATTCAGGACAATTGCCCAGATATTATTGTTTTGGATCTTGCTCCTAATAGAAAGTGTAGCTCAAAGTCTACTTATAAGTTATGTTTGCAGGATATTCAAACGCAACCAAGGAATCGGCCATTTCAGGTTTCTCATCAGGTTAAAGCTTTGCTAAAGCAACTTTGGAAACAAAAACTGATGGACCCAAGAGAAGACTTTTCCCTGGAGATTGCTTCGGAAAGCCCTTCCAATAG AAGTCCAGATGTGATTGTCTTTTCGAGAGAAGGTGCTCACTCCCAGATCAG GGAAGCACTCTTACAACTGATCTTCTTGTTGATGGTACTAAGATCTATTCTGATGATTCTTTTAGGTGCTCAAAAGTTCCAG TGCGTTCAGCAAACTCACATTCTCACCTATTTGTATGGATGGTTTATAGGACTTCTCAAAACCTTCAAG ATTAAGGAACAGGCTATCAGAGAATCTGGGGAACAAAAGCAG GCCAACCAACAGCTCGTCACCTCCTCATCGCTGGATTTAAAGGTTGCTGCTCTTGGATGGGTTCCTCATCGGCAAGGAGAAAACAACACGATTATCTCCTTCTATCTTTCTCCAG AAAAATTCGTTGAGCACAAGGGGGAGCTAATTCGTGCTAAAGCTATGGAGGGAGTTCTTTGCTTTGAATATATGCAGCGTGGAAGCCTTGAGAAATATATTGGAG ATGAATCTTGTAAACTTGATTGGAGAACATGTTATGAAATTATTAAAGGGACATGTGAGGGTTTAAATCATCTTCACATGCAGAAAAATCGTATTTTCCATCTGGACATGAAACCTGCTAACATATTGCTAGATAATAGCATGGCGCCCAAAATTGCAGATCTTGGTTTGTCCAAGCTTGTTTCTTCGACAATAACATATAAAACAGAGGTGAAAAAAGGAACATA TGGGTACATGCCACCAGAATACATAAACAATGGATTCATATCTGACAAGTTTGATGTGTCCAGTCTAGGGGTCATAATTATAAAAATTGTGGCCAGGAATACAGGCCACGTCAGCTGTTTTGAAATGTCCCAAGAAGAGTTCATTGAGCTTGTGAGAAAG GTAAGTAAATATTGGAAGGAGAAGATGCAGGCAGTGTCAGGGTATTCATCTCACGAGATATACATCCTTCAAGTGCGCAGATGCACTGAGATAGCATTAAGATGTATATCCAAGGATCGAAAAGAAAGACCTAATATAGATGAAATTGTTCTTGAACTGGAGGAACTGGAGGTTGAGACCAAGAAAAATGCACTACCTTTTGATGGGTCAAAATACCTAATTCTGAAG AGAAGTTGTGCCACCAATGATGTGGCGGTGGACCCAGCCTTGGAGTTGCGCTTCCTCTTCGAGCCGAGGAAGGAGGTGTCGTGCTGCCTGCAGCTCACCAACAAGACGGATGGTTTCCTCGCGTTCAACATAAAGGTCAATAAGAACAAGTACCGCGCACAGCCCAGCATCAGCACAATGCCTCCGTGCTCCAAGTGTTATGTCATCGTGACGCTGCGTCCGCAGGGGGCGGCACCACCCAACATGCAGTGTCATGATATGCTGCTCGTGCAGAGCACCAGCATCAGCGAGCAACTGGCATCAGAAGATACTCAAATTTCTTATCAAGAAGTGTTCAAGACAACCTTAGCGGAGAAGGTGGTAGATGAGGTGAAACTGCCAATTGTTTATGTTGCTTTATTGGATGGATAA